From the Saccharobesus litoralis genome, one window contains:
- a CDS encoding ATP-binding protein produces MNISFSNLARFNPFNYLFGKIFLGFWGTVIAVIVITFIILRVLHEQQSVMPAEPGHMRFMHSLAQQLAKADPSHLERQVKRIQRNQKIRRTIIKNLQTGEYIYEKALPKQVTLSSLQNLSLQPKPLQIKVADDYLIGPVSFANKTEHYQLFLIMKASRFHHYRRMTQGIPPWLLLGIAALFTIIPCWLIARGMSKPIKTLRQSTQALAAGNLTHRVRQLPSRPDEIGDLASDFNLMAEKLESLVNLHKRLLADVSHELRTPLTRMELSLAMALKNPHDNQAYLTRIENELHRMDDMIGNILRLARLENDQVDLDEQTFNLSSLMNEIIESAQVEVQAKQLTVNAAVIRDVVVSGDPVLMSSAIENVVRNAIKYAKTQGQLWISLSQQNDFIELAVRDDGPGIKDQQELDKIFMPFYRVAEARDRTSGGTGLGLAIAKKAIAIHGGDIRAKNHQEGGLVVSILLPVSLQR; encoded by the coding sequence GTGAATATTAGTTTCTCAAATTTAGCCAGATTTAACCCTTTTAATTATTTATTCGGCAAAATATTTTTAGGCTTTTGGGGCACCGTTATTGCGGTGATTGTCATTACGTTCATCATATTACGCGTGCTGCATGAGCAGCAAAGTGTTATGCCTGCCGAACCTGGTCATATGCGGTTTATGCATTCTTTAGCGCAACAATTGGCTAAAGCGGATCCTAGTCATCTTGAACGGCAGGTAAAGCGTATTCAGCGCAACCAAAAAATACGCCGTACTATTATTAAAAACTTACAAACAGGCGAATATATATACGAGAAAGCGTTGCCTAAACAGGTGACTTTATCTTCTTTGCAAAATCTATCGTTACAGCCTAAACCTTTACAAATTAAAGTGGCAGATGATTACTTGATTGGCCCTGTTTCTTTTGCCAATAAAACCGAACACTATCAGCTTTTCTTGATAATGAAAGCCAGTCGTTTTCATCACTACAGGCGTATGACTCAAGGTATACCACCTTGGTTGTTGCTCGGTATTGCGGCGTTATTTACCATTATACCTTGCTGGTTAATAGCTCGTGGCATGAGTAAGCCGATAAAAACACTGCGCCAATCAACTCAAGCATTAGCTGCAGGCAATTTAACCCACAGAGTTAGGCAATTACCTTCGAGACCAGATGAAATAGGTGATTTAGCAAGTGATTTTAATTTGATGGCAGAAAAATTAGAATCATTAGTCAATTTACACAAACGCCTGCTAGCCGATGTATCTCACGAATTACGCACGCCCTTAACACGGATGGAGTTATCACTGGCGATGGCGTTAAAAAATCCGCACGATAATCAAGCTTATTTGACTCGAATAGAAAATGAACTGCATCGAATGGATGACATGATCGGCAATATTTTGCGTTTGGCTCGCTTAGAAAATGATCAAGTTGACTTAGATGAGCAAACATTTAATTTGTCTTCATTGATGAATGAAATTATAGAGTCAGCGCAGGTTGAAGTACAAGCTAAGCAGCTAACGGTTAATGCTGCTGTCATTCGTGACGTAGTGGTATCTGGCGATCCCGTGTTAATGAGTAGCGCAATAGAAAATGTGGTGAGAAATGCCATTAAATACGCTAAAACCCAAGGTCAACTTTGGATTAGTTTAAGTCAACAAAATGATTTTATTGAATTGGCAGTCAGGGATGATGGTCCTGGTATTAAGGATCAGCAAGAGCTAGATAAAATTTTTATGCCTTTTTATCGTGTAGCTGAAGCTCGCGATAGAACAAGTGGCGGCACAGGCCTTGGCTTGGCGATCGCCAAAAAAGCCATTGCTATTCATGGTGGTGATATTAGGGCGAAAAACCATCAAGAGGGTGGTTTAGTGGTTTCAATTCTATTGCCTGTTAGTTTGCAGCGTTAA
- a CDS encoding response regulator codes for MNSKILIIDDDQELSSLLGEYLTSENLDCECVYDGLTGIEKLQTTKYDLVLLDVMLPGIDGFETLKRLRQFTKMPVLMLTAKGDDFDKILGLELGADDYLPKPFNHRELLARVKAILRRFDYAQESALGQSEDQIGIFLLDHNNQSLKYDSEEILLTGTEFQFLVYLNQNLSNLVSKEVLSKEVLGRRLMQFDRSIDMHMSNLRKKLKADPNIQIKTIRGAGYRLVVNN; via the coding sequence ATGAATAGTAAAATATTGATAATTGATGATGACCAAGAGCTTTCATCATTGTTGGGTGAATACTTAACTAGCGAAAATTTAGACTGCGAATGTGTATATGATGGCTTAACTGGGATTGAAAAATTACAAACAACAAAATATGACTTGGTATTGTTAGATGTCATGCTACCTGGGATCGATGGTTTTGAAACATTAAAGCGTTTACGCCAATTTACTAAGATGCCAGTTTTGATGCTAACCGCGAAAGGTGATGACTTTGATAAAATATTAGGCTTGGAACTCGGTGCTGATGATTATCTGCCCAAGCCATTTAATCACCGTGAATTATTGGCGCGTGTTAAAGCTATATTAAGACGATTTGATTATGCGCAAGAAAGCGCTTTAGGCCAAAGTGAAGATCAAATAGGCATCTTTTTGTTAGACCATAACAATCAAAGTCTAAAATATGACAGTGAAGAAATATTACTAACCGGCACTGAGTTTCAATTCTTAGTTTATTTGAATCAAAACTTGTCTAATTTAGTTAGCAAAGAAGTATTAAGTAAAGAAGTACTCGGTCGGCGTTTAATGCAATTTGACCGCAGTATTGATATGCATATGAGTAACTTGCGTAAAAAACTCAAAGCCGATCCTAATATTCAAATTAAAACAATCCGCGGTGCGGGTTATCGATTAGTGGTTAACAATTAG
- a CDS encoding Spy/CpxP family protein refolding chaperone has translation MKAIVKLLATSALVSSIALAPSAMANLDINQADNKMMCKKAKQNKMARHGMHHKGFSGKGHNMKRIFKQLDLTDAQREQIKGIFASVKDSNEALREQMKAYRTELKTLVNSDNYSEDAVRALRAQYQTSFDDAEVAKASIKNQVNAVLTDEQRAKKAEIMGKIKARMEKFKERRAEKRQQS, from the coding sequence ATGAAAGCAATTGTAAAACTTTTAGCAACTAGCGCATTAGTATCAAGTATAGCATTAGCACCTAGCGCAATGGCTAACCTAGATATTAATCAAGCCGACAATAAAATGATGTGTAAAAAAGCCAAGCAGAACAAAATGGCTAGACATGGTATGCATCATAAAGGATTTTCTGGCAAAGGCCACAACATGAAACGCATCTTCAAGCAATTGGATTTAACTGATGCGCAACGTGAGCAAATTAAAGGCATTTTCGCCAGCGTCAAAGACAGCAATGAAGCTCTACGTGAGCAAATGAAAGCTTACCGCACTGAGTTAAAAACACTAGTTAATAGTGACAACTACAGTGAAGACGCCGTACGCGCTTTACGTGCTCAGTATCAAACCAGCTTTGATGATGCTGAAGTTGCAAAAGCGAGTATCAAAAATCAAGTGAATGCGGTATTAACTGACGAGCAACGTGCTAAAAAAGCTGAAATTATGGGCAAAATAAAAGCGCGTATGGAAAAATTTAAAGAGCGCCGTGCTGAAAAACGCCAGCAAAGCTAA
- the malZ gene encoding maltodextrin glucosidase, giving the protein MLAWHIQTEPMLVRKGNQVKLKLAVSPNYDLDAAWVRVEPDNEEALKPLKKTNTKFIGFDVYSVTIAINDHQEMTPYAFKLQSGSQVSWLGANGLNLFPPTLDVQFKLLATTQIPDWVPSQVFYQIFPERFCNGDANLSPKQAEYDYLDWGPIIAKEWGSLPEAKVGGIEFYGGDLIGVRQKLDYLQELGITAIYLNPVFESLSNHKYDTVDYFNVDPHFGGNQALIDLTTDVHQRDMRIVLDAVINHTSAAHPWFLKAHQGDPNYRHYYIFDENNYFQSWKGYDTLPVLDYSQADIVDIFYQNENSVLKHWLRPPYNIDGWRMDVIHMLGEGKGATNNLHHIEKMRTAVKTENQQAYFVGEHFFEASRWLQGNAEDAAMNYFGFAFPVWGFLAGKDVNYHDAWINAETLALWMQSARARIAYSLQLGQFNLIDSHDTARFASLVNGDQDKIKLAMTLLLTYPGIPSIYYGDEVGLKGWLDPDCRRTMPWNIEHSEHPIYQHLQQMIRLRKKYKALQYGGFVELYAQGNVFIFARVYKKQLVIVAINRGDACDIRLAPELNEFIVLGWPQAKGIIELTANSSLVLPIELS; this is encoded by the coding sequence ATGTTAGCTTGGCACATTCAAACAGAGCCCATGCTGGTTCGTAAAGGTAATCAAGTAAAGCTTAAACTGGCTGTCAGTCCTAATTATGATTTAGATGCCGCTTGGGTTAGGGTTGAACCGGATAACGAAGAAGCGCTAAAGCCGTTAAAAAAGACTAATACTAAATTTATTGGCTTTGATGTTTATTCCGTGACGATTGCTATCAACGATCATCAAGAAATGACGCCTTATGCGTTTAAGCTCCAGTCGGGTTCTCAGGTTTCGTGGTTAGGCGCTAACGGGCTTAATTTATTCCCACCCACTTTAGATGTTCAGTTTAAATTACTAGCAACGACGCAAATTCCTGATTGGGTGCCTAGCCAAGTCTTTTATCAGATCTTTCCTGAGCGCTTTTGTAACGGCGATGCTAATTTATCGCCCAAACAAGCTGAGTACGATTATCTTGATTGGGGCCCTATTATAGCTAAAGAATGGGGTAGCTTACCGGAAGCCAAAGTGGGTGGAATTGAATTCTATGGCGGTGATTTAATCGGGGTTCGCCAGAAATTAGATTACCTACAGGAACTGGGTATTACGGCAATTTACTTAAACCCAGTATTTGAATCATTGAGTAATCATAAATACGACACAGTGGATTACTTTAATGTTGATCCGCATTTCGGTGGTAATCAAGCTTTAATTGATTTAACAACGGACGTGCATCAGCGTGATATGCGAATTGTCTTGGATGCGGTTATAAACCATACATCGGCAGCTCACCCTTGGTTTTTAAAAGCACATCAGGGTGATCCTAATTATCGTCATTATTATATTTTTGATGAAAATAACTATTTTCAGAGTTGGAAAGGGTATGACACCTTACCCGTACTGGATTACAGCCAAGCCGATATTGTCGATATTTTTTATCAGAATGAAAACTCAGTTTTAAAACATTGGTTACGTCCGCCATACAATATTGATGGTTGGCGCATGGATGTGATTCATATGTTGGGTGAAGGTAAAGGCGCAACTAATAATTTACATCACATAGAAAAAATGCGCACAGCCGTTAAAACCGAAAACCAACAAGCTTATTTTGTTGGCGAACATTTTTTTGAAGCTAGCCGTTGGTTGCAAGGTAATGCAGAAGATGCCGCAATGAACTATTTTGGTTTTGCATTTCCTGTATGGGGATTTCTAGCAGGAAAAGATGTCAATTACCATGATGCATGGATAAATGCAGAAACCTTAGCTTTGTGGATGCAAAGTGCCCGTGCGCGGATCGCCTATAGCTTACAACTTGGCCAATTCAATTTAATTGACAGTCATGATACAGCGCGGTTTGCATCTTTGGTGAATGGCGATCAAGATAAAATAAAGTTAGCGATGACTTTGTTGTTAACCTATCCAGGGATCCCGAGTATTTATTATGGCGACGAAGTTGGTTTAAAAGGTTGGCTTGATCCTGATTGCAGACGTACCATGCCGTGGAATATAGAGCACAGTGAACATCCTATTTATCAACATTTGCAACAAATGATCAGGCTGCGTAAAAAATATAAAGCCTTGCAATACGGTGGATTTGTTGAGTTGTACGCTCAAGGCAATGTGTTTATATTTGCCCGCGTTTATAAAAAACAGCTAGTGATAGTTGCCATCAATCGTGGTGATGCTTGTGATATTCGTTTAGCACCTGAATTGAATGAGTTTATTGTGTTGGGCTGGCCGCAAGCCAAGGGAATCATTGAGCTTACGGCCAACTCGTCTTTAGTTTTACCCATTGAGCTTAGTTAA
- a CDS encoding S8 family peptidase yields the protein MIKYWVWKYLTSSVFGLMLSIHFGVKADVIIKWQADVTFEQRQLATAEFGKLHWLGGHSNFYYTQLSLLPDIALVDVLHALRQEPSIANVEQSQFAAGGSFTPPNDPLYSSQWHLTQLDMLSIWQQTTGDCNQSVVAIIDSGVDLTHPDLNESLWVNSTEVANDGIDNDLNGYVDDVHGVNLISQGGSPTDDYGHGTHVAGLIAAKTNNQVYTAGMCQQARLMVIKALNSRGGGDIASVVEGLYYAIDNGANIINLSLEFSHFSQAIADAIDYAMSKNVVIVTAAGNSGRDIGDSPVYPAGFSTQFANLIAVAATTEDDVLWHKSNFSDSLVDIALPGESLWSTWLGNSTKQQSGTSMATPLASASIALLKQAYPNLLANDIKPLLWHSNIDFQLQTKVRSEGRLSLQKLLSNNIQRAELFDHVVTDESITLHGSNLDTVSKLYYVVLQAQGSQRVDLAIEIQQANTLTVKTIPNSVKQRVGYFQVESLTGEVSKPLYGYPDLPAINMSHIDIRDSAAHIHWSSTHTMADNVTVYRRQNSDWLAITQLDVKDGLYIDHGIDINSQYQYKLVANYQYWSDINNQLETVTSADSQVVSINGFAHHWLVTALADMPTKQHVKLRPAFSQYQSIHFNLLAGNLPTGLELTREGVISGQTDEIGEFTLSIAVEHNVEKWRQLIDLTFFTTEQYWQLDVANLGKTAFSADKDILGLQQIQSRQNSEDFSYYQLSVNPEQLPELINIQYLQSTYYEIADLAVWYNETWLAVSGEGRDSQGLSFTLDKDWLQTTDLLLRLNTRLRDTDNDLVADINDKFVDDPSEWQDSDNDGIGDNQDRFPLDEKEWLDSDGDLVGDNSDAFPLDSAEWLDTDKDGYGDNSDAFIDDKSEWLDSDHDGVGDNQDAYPFDPSLSSAPQTGTQQNDSGGVVFYLVLFVLLSRCSLFHSYARAIIQ from the coding sequence ATGATAAAATATTGGGTATGGAAATACCTAACCAGCTCGGTTTTTGGCCTAATGTTAAGTATACATTTTGGCGTTAAAGCGGATGTGATTATTAAATGGCAAGCTGATGTTACGTTTGAGCAACGTCAGTTAGCTACGGCGGAGTTCGGTAAATTACATTGGTTAGGTGGTCATTCTAATTTTTATTATACGCAATTAAGCTTGTTACCCGATATAGCACTAGTTGATGTTTTACACGCATTACGACAAGAGCCAAGCATTGCCAATGTGGAGCAATCTCAGTTTGCCGCCGGAGGCAGTTTTACACCGCCTAATGACCCCTTATATAGCAGCCAATGGCATTTAACCCAACTTGATATGTTGAGTATTTGGCAACAAACAACGGGCGATTGTAACCAGTCTGTAGTGGCCATTATTGATTCAGGGGTTGATTTAACCCACCCTGATTTAAACGAAAGTTTATGGGTTAATTCAACTGAAGTCGCCAATGATGGCATTGATAACGATTTAAATGGTTACGTAGATGATGTTCACGGCGTTAACTTAATTAGTCAAGGTGGTAGCCCCACAGATGATTATGGACATGGCACGCATGTGGCAGGCTTAATAGCCGCTAAAACTAACAACCAAGTTTATACCGCCGGAATGTGTCAACAAGCGCGTTTAATGGTCATTAAAGCCTTGAATAGTCGAGGCGGTGGCGATATTGCCAGTGTAGTGGAGGGCTTGTATTACGCCATAGATAACGGTGCAAATATTATTAATTTGTCGTTAGAGTTTAGTCATTTTAGTCAAGCAATTGCCGACGCCATTGACTATGCGATGAGCAAAAATGTGGTAATAGTTACTGCGGCAGGTAACTCTGGTCGTGATATCGGAGATAGCCCTGTTTACCCAGCGGGATTTAGTACACAGTTTGCTAATCTAATAGCGGTGGCCGCCACTACAGAAGACGATGTACTCTGGCATAAATCTAACTTTAGTGACTCTTTGGTTGATATTGCGTTACCGGGCGAAAGTTTATGGAGTACTTGGTTAGGTAACAGTACTAAACAGCAATCTGGTACTTCAATGGCCACGCCTCTTGCCAGCGCCAGTATTGCTTTGCTAAAGCAAGCTTACCCTAATTTATTAGCCAACGATATTAAACCACTGCTTTGGCACAGTAATATTGACTTTCAATTACAGACAAAAGTGCGCAGTGAAGGACGCTTATCATTGCAAAAATTGTTAAGCAATAATATTCAACGAGCAGAGTTATTTGATCATGTAGTCACAGATGAGTCAATCACCTTACATGGCAGCAACCTTGATACGGTATCAAAGCTATATTATGTAGTTTTACAAGCTCAAGGATCACAACGGGTTGATCTAGCGATTGAAATACAACAGGCCAATACCTTAACAGTAAAGACTATACCAAACTCAGTAAAACAAAGGGTTGGTTATTTTCAAGTTGAATCATTAACGGGAGAAGTCAGTAAACCTTTATACGGTTATCCCGATTTACCCGCTATCAACATGAGTCATATTGATATACGTGATAGCGCCGCTCATATTCATTGGTCATCTACTCATACCATGGCTGATAACGTAACAGTATATCGTCGGCAAAACAGCGATTGGTTGGCCATTACCCAGCTAGATGTAAAAGATGGCCTGTATATTGATCACGGCATTGATATCAATAGCCAATATCAATACAAATTGGTTGCTAATTATCAATATTGGTCCGATATCAATAATCAACTCGAGACAGTTACCAGTGCTGATAGCCAAGTTGTTAGTATTAATGGTTTTGCTCATCATTGGTTAGTCACAGCGCTAGCGGATATGCCAACCAAGCAACATGTAAAATTACGGCCTGCTTTTTCACAATATCAAAGTATACACTTTAATTTGCTTGCTGGTAATTTACCTACTGGTCTCGAATTAACTCGTGAAGGTGTGATCTCTGGGCAAACCGATGAGATAGGTGAATTTACCTTATCGATTGCCGTTGAACATAACGTAGAAAAATGGCGTCAACTGATTGATTTGACATTTTTCACTACTGAGCAATATTGGCAACTTGATGTGGCTAATTTAGGCAAAACGGCTTTTAGTGCTGATAAAGACATTTTGGGGCTGCAACAGATACAATCTCGCCAAAATTCAGAAGATTTTAGTTATTATCAATTGAGTGTTAACCCTGAGCAATTGCCAGAGTTAATCAATATTCAATACTTACAATCGACTTATTATGAAATCGCAGACTTAGCCGTTTGGTATAACGAGACTTGGTTGGCTGTGTCCGGTGAAGGCCGTGATAGCCAAGGTTTGTCATTTACATTAGACAAGGACTGGTTGCAAACGACTGATTTATTATTGCGTTTAAATACTCGTTTGCGAGATACAGATAACGACTTAGTTGCTGATATCAATGACAAGTTTGTTGATGATCCCAGTGAATGGCAAGACAGTGACAATGATGGCATTGGGGATAACCAAGACAGATTTCCGTTAGATGAAAAAGAGTGGCTTGATAGTGATGGTGATCTTGTTGGTGACAACAGCGATGCTTTTCCTCTTGATAGTGCTGAATGGTTGGATACGGATAAAGACGGCTACGGCGATAATAGTGATGCATTTATTGACGATAAAAGTGAGTGGTTAGATTCAGACCATGATGGTGTTGGTGACAACCAAGATGCTTATCCCTTTGACCCATCCTTGTCTAGCGCCCCACAAACCGGTACCCAGCAAAATGATAGTGGTGGTGTGGTGTTTTATTTAGTTTTATTTGTTTTGTTATCTCGATGCAGTTTATTCCATTCGTATGCGAGAGCAATTATTCAATAA
- a CDS encoding tetratricopeptide repeat protein: MIKYLNSLKRVLVILSCILLLIGLAGCNSTPSRLTESQLSSYFADNQFANHNKYYIESAKDIFTLDDDIKKTIRRKISSTHSHEERVKRLMTEIIGKPNKDYIYSGAADLTASEAYRYKTANCLSLTIMAYSMAKEANIGAAFQEVFVPEFWTDRQGQKLANGHVNLRLFATQHNHIYHHSIYTKEVDFAPEVNSQSLNKRTISKAHIQALFYNNRAANALIEGDLDYAYHYLKQAIELHPDDSPTWSNLGLLYKRRQLIALAEKAYNKALELDPNNLTPLDNLAVLYKQQGKLALSKSIQDKLKTKRANNPFYHQYQGDLALESGDYLAAVSHYKRAIRIAPKHDSFYFGLARAYYSLGDNNKTQQYLAKAKRYADFDDDSHRYQAKLNMLGN, translated from the coding sequence ATGATAAAGTACTTAAACTCGCTAAAACGAGTGTTGGTTATTCTATCCTGCATATTGCTATTAATAGGGTTGGCTGGTTGTAATTCTACGCCTAGCCGATTAACTGAAAGTCAACTCTCCAGTTACTTTGCTGACAATCAATTTGCTAATCACAATAAATATTATATCGAAAGCGCGAAAGATATTTTTACCTTAGATGACGATATAAAAAAAACCATTCGTCGTAAAATCAGTTCTACGCATTCACATGAAGAAAGAGTGAAGCGTTTAATGACAGAGATTATTGGTAAACCCAATAAGGATTATATCTATAGTGGTGCAGCTGATTTAACCGCTAGTGAGGCTTATCGTTATAAAACGGCTAATTGTTTGTCTTTAACCATTATGGCGTATTCAATGGCTAAAGAAGCCAATATTGGTGCGGCATTTCAAGAAGTATTCGTGCCCGAGTTTTGGACCGATCGTCAAGGGCAAAAATTAGCGAATGGCCATGTCAATTTGCGTTTATTTGCTACCCAACACAACCATATTTATCATCATTCGATTTACACTAAAGAAGTTGATTTTGCGCCAGAGGTTAACAGCCAATCATTAAACAAACGGACAATTTCAAAAGCGCACATTCAAGCCTTGTTTTACAATAACAGAGCGGCAAATGCGTTAATCGAGGGTGATTTAGACTACGCTTACCATTACCTTAAGCAAGCTATAGAATTACACCCAGATGATTCGCCAACTTGGTCTAATCTTGGTTTACTTTACAAACGTCGCCAGTTAATTGCTTTAGCAGAAAAGGCCTATAATAAAGCGCTTGAACTTGACCCTAATAATTTAACTCCCTTGGACAATTTAGCCGTGTTGTATAAACAGCAAGGTAAACTAGCATTATCAAAAAGCATACAAGATAAATTAAAAACCAAGCGAGCTAACAACCCATTTTATCATCAATATCAAGGTGACTTAGCATTAGAAAGCGGCGACTATTTGGCTGCTGTTAGCCACTATAAACGAGCCATTCGTATAGCACCCAAACATGACAGCTTTTACTTTGGTTTAGCTAGAGCGTATTACAGTTTAGGTGACAACAATAAAACGCAACAATATTTAGCTAAAGCTAAGCGATATGCCGATTTTGACGATGACTCCCATCGCTACCAAGCCAAGTTGAATATGCTTGGCAATTAG
- a CDS encoding DUF924 family protein — protein sequence MSNNYSDVIEFWFEQIPAQAWWQKNNEFDALVTQKFANTLCLAEQELLPEWRQSAEGRLAEIIVLDQFSRNIYRGTAKAFANDNLALLLAQQMIELGLDKHFIQPKLGFVYMPFMHSESKEVHEQAVLLFSQADMQTQLDFELRHKAIIDQFGRYPHRNHILGRISTAEEVEFLQQPGSSF from the coding sequence ATGTCAAACAACTACTCCGACGTTATCGAGTTTTGGTTCGAGCAAATACCGGCTCAAGCTTGGTGGCAGAAAAATAACGAATTTGATGCGCTAGTTACTCAAAAATTTGCTAATACGTTGTGCTTAGCTGAACAAGAGTTATTACCGGAATGGCGCCAGTCAGCAGAAGGGCGCTTAGCCGAAATTATCGTGCTTGACCAATTTTCACGCAATATTTACCGGGGTACAGCCAAAGCTTTTGCAAATGACAATCTTGCGTTATTGCTTGCGCAGCAGATGATAGAGTTGGGATTAGACAAACATTTTATTCAACCTAAGTTGGGTTTTGTTTACATGCCTTTTATGCATAGCGAATCAAAAGAGGTGCATGAACAAGCGGTATTACTTTTTTCACAAGCTGACATGCAAACTCAGTTAGACTTTGAGTTGCGCCACAAAGCGATTATTGATCAGTTTGGTCGCTATCCTCATCGCAATCATATACTGGGTAGGATCTCGACTGCTGAAGAGGTTGAATTTTTGCAACAACCCGGATCGAGTTTTTAA
- a CDS encoding GGDEF domain-containing protein — protein MRKTHQFSILLALLALWTVHLFSSCQWLPANEINYFDLYSEAFILLFILFLLWVNIRVTGKTTQTLRLFYGLCLLFIGHVHDLLDEIIIISPAYLSLILENIASDVGIIFITLGLFRWSSEYKAQVNLLKQQKLALTSASNTDSMTGLYNRRFLNSEFKQELAQADLLNAPHTLLMLDLDNFKKFNDRFGHLQGDILIKHAAQIIKTAVRSDDYAFRYGGEEFLVVIQGDLPLARQVAERVQKIYRNTEHRLDTGEVTEISVSIGIMPLLNGMEFEQALNKADQALYQAKKQGKDCIVEAATDSPSEFKTPCVGNTIASDDINPLHVGKVF, from the coding sequence ATGAGAAAAACTCATCAATTCAGCATCTTGCTTGCCTTGTTAGCCCTGTGGACAGTGCATTTATTTTCCAGTTGCCAATGGTTGCCAGCCAACGAAATCAATTATTTTGATTTATACAGTGAAGCTTTCATTCTGTTATTTATTCTTTTTCTGCTCTGGGTCAATATTCGGGTGACCGGCAAAACTACGCAAACACTGCGATTATTTTACGGATTGTGTTTATTGTTTATTGGCCATGTACATGATTTATTAGATGAAATCATCATTATCTCACCTGCTTATCTATCTTTAATTTTGGAAAATATAGCGTCTGACGTCGGTATTATATTTATCACATTAGGGTTATTTCGTTGGTCTAGCGAATATAAAGCTCAGGTTAATTTATTAAAACAACAAAAGTTAGCGTTAACGTCGGCAAGCAATACCGATTCTATGACGGGTCTTTATAACCGCCGTTTTCTCAATAGCGAGTTTAAACAAGAATTAGCGCAAGCTGATTTGCTGAATGCGCCTCATACCTTGCTAATGTTAGATTTAGACAATTTTAAAAAATTTAATGACAGGTTTGGCCATTTACAAGGTGATATTTTAATTAAGCACGCAGCACAGATCATTAAAACAGCGGTTCGAAGTGATGATTATGCGTTTCGTTATGGTGGTGAAGAATTTTTAGTGGTCATTCAAGGCGATTTACCACTAGCACGGCAAGTTGCTGAACGAGTACAAAAAATCTATCGCAATACTGAACATAGATTAGATACTGGGGAAGTAACGGAAATTTCAGTTTCTATTGGTATTATGCCGTTACTCAATGGTATGGAATTTGAGCAAGCGTTGAATAAAGCGGATCAGGCTTTATATCAAGCTAAGAAACAAGGTAAGGATTGTATTGTTGAAGCAGCAACTGATTCCCCCTCAGAATTTAAAACGCCCTGTGTTGGAAATACTATAGCAAGTGACGACATCAACCCGTTGCATGTTGGTAAAGTATTTTGA